In a single window of the Streptomyces sp. NBC_00353 genome:
- a CDS encoding amidohydrolase family protein → MTDPYLIISSDCHAGLPTEEYRPYLDARFHREFDDFLDGRDRRREEMTRLGVRNEAFADKWFHDNEEGLRGGWDAAQRLKELDGDGVAAEVVFPDADAVDSRTAAPFGVGLGLSGDQDPELGMAGAQAHNRWLADFVSQNPERHCGVALLPVTGEVDRVVAEIHRAKESGLGALMIPSMWVDKAPYHDRRYDPVWAAAAETGMPVVTHSGAAPRHEYGDHLGIYVSEVTWWPSRPLWFLLWSGAFERHPGLRFGVAESGCWWLPNLLWFMDRLYLGAHGGKKLSPFAELKRPPHEYLDRQVFICATNTKRRELAQRYEIGVDNILWGSDFPHPEGTWPNTAGWLRTTFHDIPVAETRRMLGLTAAEVFGFDTAKLAPIARRIGPTPQELGQSADQTAAEASWARSREVGRHWLTDHDFPVLGVG, encoded by the coding sequence ATGACCGACCCGTATCTGATCATCTCCTCCGACTGCCACGCCGGACTGCCCACCGAGGAGTACCGGCCCTATCTGGACGCCCGCTTCCACCGGGAGTTCGACGACTTCCTCGACGGGCGCGACCGCCGCCGTGAGGAGATGACCCGCCTCGGCGTACGCAACGAGGCCTTCGCCGACAAGTGGTTCCACGACAACGAGGAAGGTCTGAGGGGCGGTTGGGACGCCGCACAGCGGCTCAAGGAGCTCGACGGCGACGGGGTGGCGGCCGAGGTCGTCTTCCCGGACGCGGACGCCGTCGACAGCCGGACCGCCGCTCCGTTCGGCGTCGGCCTCGGCCTTTCCGGCGACCAGGACCCGGAACTCGGCATGGCCGGCGCGCAGGCCCACAACCGGTGGCTCGCCGACTTCGTCTCGCAGAACCCCGAACGGCACTGCGGAGTCGCCCTGTTGCCCGTCACGGGCGAGGTCGACCGTGTCGTCGCCGAGATCCACCGGGCCAAGGAGTCCGGTCTCGGGGCGCTGATGATCCCCTCCATGTGGGTGGACAAGGCCCCGTACCACGACCGCCGTTACGACCCCGTGTGGGCGGCCGCCGCCGAGACGGGGATGCCGGTCGTCACCCACTCCGGCGCCGCACCGCGCCACGAGTACGGCGACCACCTGGGGATCTACGTCTCCGAGGTCACCTGGTGGCCGTCCCGCCCGCTCTGGTTCCTGCTCTGGTCGGGCGCCTTCGAACGCCACCCGGGGCTGAGGTTCGGCGTCGCCGAGTCGGGCTGCTGGTGGCTGCCGAACCTGCTCTGGTTCATGGACCGGCTCTATCTGGGCGCCCACGGCGGAAAGAAACTCTCGCCGTTCGCCGAGCTGAAGCGGCCCCCGCACGAGTACCTGGACCGCCAGGTCTTCATCTGCGCCACCAATACCAAGCGCCGCGAGCTCGCCCAGCGGTACGAGATCGGTGTCGACAACATCCTGTGGGGCAGCGACTTCCCGCACCCCGAAGGCACCTGGCCGAACACCGCCGGCTGGCTGCGCACCACCTTCCACGACATCCCGGTGGCCGAGACCCGCCGGATGCTGGGACTCACCGCCGCCGAGGTCTTCGGCTTCGACACGGCGAAGCTCGCGCCGATCGCCCGGCGCATCGGCCCGACCCCGCAGGAGCTGGGCCAGAGCGCCGACCAGACGGCGGCCGAAGCGTCCTGGGCACGCTCGCGCGAGGTCGGCCGGCACTGGCTGACCGACCACGACTTCCCGGTCCTGGGGGTCGGCTGA
- a CDS encoding amidohydrolase family protein, which translates to MSRERYTVISADCHAGADLLDYRPYLESRYHDDFDAWAAGYVNPYADLLADTADRNWNSARRLAELAADGIVAEVVFPNTIPPFFPSASLMAPAPSPEEYEQRWAGLRAHNRWLADFCADAPGRRAGVAQILLNDPAEAVREVRRTKEAGLTGGILLPGTPPGSGIPELYSQVYDPLWAVCEELDVPVNHHGGSASPPLGDEPAARAVFMVETTWFSHRALWHLIFGGAFRRHPGLKLVLTEQGSGWIPGVVEMLDYYHGRLVAAASRTSTAESKFGAGLAASMGASPGEVWRDNCFVGASFMRPHEVPLRDRIGLDKIMWGSDYPHDEGTAPYSREGLRIAYAGLPPDEIAAMVGGNAARVYGFDLAALDRIAATTGPTVDEIAEPLKEAPADATSPAFAPGGSVRVW; encoded by the coding sequence ATGTCCCGCGAGCGCTACACCGTCATCTCCGCCGACTGTCACGCGGGCGCCGACCTCCTCGACTACAGGCCGTACCTGGAGTCCAGGTACCACGACGATTTCGACGCCTGGGCGGCCGGCTACGTCAATCCGTACGCGGACCTCCTCGCCGACACCGCCGACCGCAACTGGAACTCCGCACGCCGCCTCGCCGAGCTGGCGGCGGACGGCATCGTCGCGGAGGTCGTCTTCCCCAACACCATCCCCCCGTTCTTCCCCTCGGCCTCCCTGATGGCTCCCGCTCCCTCGCCGGAGGAGTACGAACAGCGCTGGGCGGGCCTGCGCGCCCACAACCGCTGGCTCGCCGACTTCTGCGCCGACGCACCCGGCCGGCGGGCGGGCGTCGCACAGATCCTCCTCAACGACCCGGCGGAGGCGGTCCGCGAGGTCCGCCGCACCAAGGAGGCAGGGCTCACCGGCGGCATCCTGCTGCCCGGAACCCCGCCGGGATCCGGCATCCCGGAGCTGTACTCCCAGGTGTACGACCCGCTGTGGGCGGTCTGCGAGGAGCTGGACGTACCGGTGAACCACCACGGCGGATCGGCCTCCCCGCCACTCGGCGACGAACCCGCGGCGCGCGCCGTCTTCATGGTGGAGACGACCTGGTTCTCCCACCGGGCGCTGTGGCACCTGATCTTCGGCGGGGCCTTCCGCCGCCACCCCGGACTGAAACTGGTCCTCACCGAACAGGGATCCGGCTGGATCCCGGGCGTCGTCGAGATGCTCGACTACTACCACGGCCGCCTGGTCGCTGCGGCCTCCCGGACATCCACCGCCGAATCCAAGTTCGGTGCGGGGCTTGCTGCTTCGATGGGAGCGAGTCCCGGCGAGGTCTGGCGCGACAACTGCTTCGTCGGCGCCAGCTTCATGCGCCCCCACGAGGTGCCGCTGCGCGACCGGATCGGCCTCGACAAGATCATGTGGGGCAGCGACTACCCGCACGACGAGGGCACCGCCCCCTATTCACGGGAGGGCCTGCGGATCGCGTACGCCGGACTCCCGCCCGACGAGATCGCGGCGATGGTCGGCGGTAACGCGGCCCGCGTCTACGGCTTCGACCTGGCCGCACTCGACCGCATCGCCGCGACGACCGGCCCGACGGTCGACGAGATCGCCGAGCCCCTGAAGGAGGCCCCGGCCGACGCGACCAGCCCGGCCTTCGCGCCGGGCGGGTCGGTCCGCGTGTGGTGA
- a CDS encoding VIT1/CCC1 transporter family protein, whose protein sequence is MTDTQAHDESHGNGLGARLNWLRAAVLGANDGVVSTAGLVVGVAGATGDRGALLTAGLAGLLAGSMSMAAGEYVSVSTQRDSEQAALATEKRELQETPEAELAELTGLLEGKGLSREVAREAALQLTERDALRAHAEVELGIDPDDLTNPWHAAGASCLAFTAGALLPLLAIVLPPASLRLVITVLAVLAALALTGWWSARLGDAAVGRAVLRNMGGGAVAMGVTYAAGALLGAVGV, encoded by the coding sequence GTGACGGATACCCAGGCGCATGACGAGTCCCACGGCAACGGCCTCGGCGCGCGGCTGAACTGGCTGCGCGCCGCGGTCCTCGGCGCCAACGACGGCGTCGTCTCCACGGCGGGCCTCGTCGTCGGCGTCGCCGGAGCCACCGGTGACCGCGGGGCCCTGCTGACGGCGGGCCTCGCCGGGCTGCTGGCCGGCTCCATGTCGATGGCGGCGGGCGAATACGTGTCGGTGTCCACCCAGCGCGACTCGGAGCAGGCCGCGCTGGCGACGGAGAAGCGGGAGCTGCAGGAGACCCCGGAAGCGGAACTCGCCGAGCTCACCGGCCTGTTGGAGGGCAAGGGGCTGAGCCGGGAAGTCGCCCGCGAGGCAGCCCTCCAGCTCACCGAGCGCGACGCGCTGCGCGCTCACGCGGAGGTGGAGCTGGGGATCGACCCGGACGACCTGACGAACCCGTGGCACGCCGCCGGCGCGAGCTGCCTGGCCTTCACGGCGGGAGCGCTGCTGCCGCTGCTGGCGATCGTGCTGCCACCGGCGTCGCTTCGGCTGGTCATCACGGTACTGGCGGTACTGGCGGCGCTGGCGCTCACCGGGTGGTGGAGCGCGCGGCTGGGCGACGCGGCGGTGGGGCGCGCGGTGCTGCGGAACATGGGCGGGGGAGCGGTGGCCATGGGGGTCACCTATGCGGCGGGGGCGTTGCTGGGAGCGGTCGGGGTCTGA
- a CDS encoding sterol desaturase family protein, whose translation MEPNLPDVVLWSIPAFVLLTVVEMVSARIHPDEDAAGYETKDAVTSVTMGLGSLVFDLLWKVPIVAIYSAVYELTPLRVPVLWWTILLMLLAQDFFYYWSHRGHHVIRILWACHVVHHSSRKFNLTTALRQPWTSLTVWPFYVPLIACGVHPAALAFCSSANLVYQFWVHTERIDKLPRPFEYVLNTPSHHRVHHASQGGYLDRNFGGILILWDRLFGSFVAETERPVYGLTKNIATYNPLRVATHEYAAIARDVRAADSWGERAGRIFRGPGWQPASTAASTTTSGAASTAAPVRESTG comes from the coding sequence ATGGAGCCGAACCTGCCCGATGTCGTGCTGTGGTCCATACCGGCCTTCGTCCTGCTCACCGTTGTCGAAATGGTCAGCGCCCGCATTCACCCCGACGAGGACGCCGCCGGGTACGAGACCAAGGACGCCGTCACCAGCGTCACCATGGGGCTCGGCAGTCTCGTGTTCGATCTGCTGTGGAAAGTGCCCATCGTGGCGATCTACTCCGCGGTCTACGAGCTGACCCCGCTCCGCGTTCCCGTCCTGTGGTGGACGATCCTGCTGATGCTGCTCGCGCAGGACTTCTTCTACTACTGGTCCCACCGCGGCCACCACGTCATCCGCATCCTCTGGGCCTGCCACGTGGTCCACCACTCCAGCCGGAAGTTCAACCTCACCACCGCGCTGCGCCAGCCCTGGACCTCGCTGACCGTCTGGCCGTTCTACGTTCCGCTCATCGCCTGCGGTGTCCATCCGGCGGCGCTGGCGTTCTGCTCGTCGGCCAATCTCGTCTACCAGTTCTGGGTGCACACCGAGCGGATCGACAAGCTGCCCAGGCCCTTCGAGTACGTACTGAACACGCCCTCCCACCACCGGGTGCACCACGCCTCCCAGGGCGGCTATCTCGACCGGAACTTCGGCGGCATCCTGATCCTGTGGGACCGGCTCTTCGGCTCCTTCGTGGCCGAGACGGAGCGGCCCGTCTACGGGCTCACCAAGAACATCGCCACCTACAACCCGCTGCGCGTCGCGACGCATGAGTACGCCGCGATCGCCCGGGACGTGCGCGCGGCGGACAGCTGGGGCGAGCGGGCCGGCCGGATCTTCCGCGGGCCGGGCTGGCAGCCGGCGTCGACGGCCGCATCGACCACCACCTCCGGCGCTGCCTCCACCGCCGCTCCCGTCCGGGAGAGCACCGGATGA
- a CDS encoding lysoplasmalogenase has product MSAGAVTDARARFVRPLLIAFLVASAVDLVGVLADARLAHLVAKPLLMPLLAGYAAARRGPRLLIAALLFGWGGDTLLLPDADAAFLIGMGSFAAGHVCYLWLFGRARSSLLLGAGYAAVLVGFVALIWGGLPADLRIPMAGYSLLLTAMAYRSSTRGRYAALGGALFLLSDALIATGIADWPQLPAPDFWVMLTYIVAQFLLTVGVLTPGPERTAATPGAYGERSISI; this is encoded by the coding sequence ATGAGCGCCGGAGCCGTCACGGACGCCCGGGCACGGTTCGTACGCCCCCTGCTCATCGCGTTTCTCGTCGCCTCCGCCGTCGATCTCGTCGGCGTTCTCGCCGATGCACGTCTCGCCCATCTCGTCGCCAAGCCGCTGCTGATGCCGCTGCTCGCCGGGTACGCCGCCGCCCGCCGCGGACCCCGGCTGCTCATCGCCGCGCTGCTCTTCGGCTGGGGCGGCGACACACTCCTGCTGCCCGACGCCGACGCCGCCTTCCTCATCGGCATGGGTTCCTTCGCCGCAGGCCATGTCTGCTATCTGTGGCTCTTCGGGCGGGCCCGCAGCTCCCTGCTGCTCGGCGCGGGGTACGCGGCGGTCCTCGTCGGCTTCGTCGCCCTCATCTGGGGCGGGCTCCCCGCGGACCTGCGGATCCCGATGGCCGGCTACAGCCTGCTGCTCACCGCGATGGCCTACCGGTCCAGCACCCGCGGCCGGTACGCCGCGCTCGGCGGGGCGCTCTTCCTGCTGTCCGACGCGCTCATCGCCACGGGGATCGCCGACTGGCCGCAGCTGCCCGCGCCGGACTTCTGGGTCATGCTCACGTACATCGTGGCGCAGTTCCTGCTGACCGTCGGGGTGCTCACACCGGGCCCGGAACGGACCGCCGCCACCCCTGGGGCGTACGGTGAGCGGAGTATCAGCATCTGA
- a CDS encoding zinc-dependent alcohol dehydrogenase family protein, which produces MRATVIHAPHDIRVQEVPDPTIQQPTDVVLRVLRACICGSDLWAYRGESARRPGQRIGHEFIGIVEEAGPEVSGFAAGDLVVAPFVWSDGTCEYCAEGLTTSCPQGGFWGSVGSDGGQGEAVRVPFADGTLVKLPAAAASDDRLLTALLALSDVLGTGHHAAIGAGVKPGTTVAVVGDGAVGLCGVMAAKRLGAERIIALGRHQVRTDIARTFGATDVVAERGEAAVAAVRELTGGAGAHAVIEAVGTEQSMRTAVEITRDGGSIGYVGVPHGSGTGLDLGVMFDRNIALRGGVAPVRTYIPELLPDVLAGTIDPSPVFDLTIGLDEVPAGYKAMDERTALKVLIKP; this is translated from the coding sequence ATGCGCGCCACTGTCATCCACGCCCCCCACGACATCCGCGTCCAGGAGGTGCCGGACCCGACGATCCAGCAGCCCACCGATGTGGTGCTGCGGGTCCTGCGGGCCTGTATCTGCGGCAGCGACCTGTGGGCGTACCGCGGCGAGTCAGCCCGCCGGCCCGGCCAGCGCATCGGCCACGAGTTCATCGGAATCGTCGAGGAGGCCGGACCGGAGGTCAGCGGCTTCGCGGCCGGTGACCTCGTCGTCGCCCCCTTCGTCTGGTCCGACGGCACCTGCGAGTACTGCGCCGAGGGTCTGACGACGTCCTGCCCGCAGGGCGGCTTCTGGGGCTCGGTCGGCTCCGACGGCGGGCAGGGCGAGGCCGTGCGCGTCCCGTTCGCCGACGGCACGCTGGTCAAACTCCCGGCCGCCGCGGCGTCCGACGACCGCCTGCTCACGGCGCTCCTGGCCCTGTCCGACGTGCTCGGTACGGGGCACCACGCCGCCATCGGCGCGGGCGTGAAGCCCGGCACCACGGTCGCGGTCGTCGGTGACGGGGCGGTCGGCCTGTGCGGCGTCATGGCCGCGAAGCGGCTCGGCGCCGAGCGGATCATCGCGCTCGGCCGCCACCAGGTGCGCACGGACATCGCCCGCACCTTCGGCGCCACGGACGTCGTCGCCGAGCGCGGCGAAGCAGCCGTCGCCGCCGTACGGGAACTGACCGGCGGCGCGGGCGCCCACGCCGTGATCGAGGCCGTCGGCACCGAGCAGTCGATGCGCACGGCGGTCGAGATCACGCGCGACGGCGGCTCGATCGGCTACGTCGGCGTGCCGCACGGCAGCGGCACCGGCCTGGACCTCGGCGTCATGTTCGACCGGAACATCGCTCTGCGCGGCGGCGTCGCCCCCGTGCGCACGTACATTCCGGAACTGCTCCCCGACGTCCTGGCCGGCACGATCGACCCGTCGCCCGTCTTCGACCTCACCATCGGCCTCGACGAGGTCCCCGCCGGCTACAAGGCCATGGACGAGCGCACGGCCCTGAAGGTCCTCATCAAGCCGTAG
- a CDS encoding CoA transferase, translating to MTDVIDTQSSGTEQAWAALGGDPALLDRIDGGGPAGLLPARLPVMELARSTVAVCALAAAELAARRAGSAAGRVERVRVDDGAVATAFLSERHLRVDGRAPTNFAPLSRFWRTADGRVRTHANYPHHLARLLAALDLPADAGVDAVAAVLAERRAVEVEETVYAAGGLAVALRTPEEWAAHEQGAAIATRPLLTLDRTEGPGQVGPRRLPALPGSPLLPAAGLRVLDLTRVLAGPVATRTLALLGADVLRIDAPQLPESQDAHNDTGFGKRSASLDLGDRADRATFDELLAAADVLVTGYRPGALEAYGLTPEALAVRRPGLVVAQVSAWGRYGPWHERRGFDSLVQVATGIAAVEGDAGASGALPAQALDHGTGYLLAAGVLRALTEQHDDGGSRLLRLALGQTAHWLCGGLTRTQDSYGPSEAYDLSETYDPEKYLGSTDSAPGRLRYALPPVSFAGGPTDWSRPPGRLGADAPKWLTTTA from the coding sequence ATGACAGATGTGATCGACACGCAGAGCTCCGGTACGGAGCAGGCATGGGCCGCCCTCGGCGGCGATCCGGCGCTTCTGGACCGTATCGACGGCGGCGGACCGGCCGGGCTGCTGCCCGCGCGGCTGCCGGTCATGGAGCTGGCCCGTTCCACCGTCGCGGTCTGCGCGCTGGCCGCCGCCGAACTGGCCGCGCGCCGTGCAGGCAGCGCCGCCGGACGGGTGGAGCGGGTCCGGGTCGACGACGGTGCGGTGGCCACCGCGTTCCTCAGCGAGCGCCATCTGCGGGTCGACGGGCGCGCGCCGACCAATTTCGCCCCGCTGTCCCGGTTCTGGCGGACGGCCGACGGCCGGGTCCGCACCCACGCCAACTACCCGCACCACCTGGCCCGGTTGCTCGCCGCGCTCGACCTGCCCGCCGATGCCGGAGTGGACGCGGTGGCCGCGGTGCTCGCAGAACGGCGGGCGGTGGAGGTCGAGGAGACGGTGTACGCCGCGGGCGGTCTGGCCGTCGCACTGCGCACTCCCGAGGAGTGGGCGGCGCACGAGCAGGGCGCTGCGATCGCCACACGCCCGCTGCTGACGCTCGACCGGACCGAGGGGCCGGGCCAGGTGGGTCCACGCCGCCTGCCCGCCCTGCCGGGTTCGCCACTGCTGCCCGCGGCCGGACTCCGGGTTCTCGATCTGACCCGTGTCCTGGCCGGTCCGGTGGCCACCCGCACGCTGGCGCTGCTGGGCGCGGACGTCTTGCGGATCGACGCGCCGCAACTGCCGGAGAGCCAGGACGCCCACAACGACACGGGGTTCGGCAAGCGGTCGGCCTCCCTGGATCTGGGCGACCGGGCGGACCGGGCGACGTTCGACGAGCTGCTCGCCGCCGCCGATGTACTGGTCACCGGATACCGGCCGGGCGCACTGGAGGCGTACGGCCTGACGCCGGAGGCGCTCGCCGTACGCCGTCCCGGTCTGGTCGTTGCGCAGGTGTCCGCGTGGGGGCGGTACGGGCCGTGGCACGAACGGCGCGGATTCGACAGTCTGGTCCAGGTGGCCACCGGGATCGCGGCCGTGGAGGGGGACGCCGGGGCGTCGGGCGCGCTGCCCGCGCAGGCCCTCGACCACGGCACCGGCTATCTGCTGGCGGCGGGCGTGCTGCGGGCGCTGACCGAGCAGCACGACGACGGCGGTTCGCGGCTGCTGCGGCTGGCGCTGGGGCAGACGGCGCACTGGCTCTGCGGCGGGCTCACGCGCACCCAGGACTCGTACGGCCCGTCGGAGGCGTACGACCTCTCGGAGACGTACGACCCCGAGAAGTATCTCGGCTCCACGGACAGCGCGCCGGGCCGGCTGCGCTATGCCCTGCCGCCGGTGTCCTTCGCGGGCGGCCCGACGGACTGGTCGCGTCCGCCGGGCCGGTTGGGCGCGGATGCGCCGAAGTGGCTTACCACTACGGCTTGA
- a CDS encoding S8 family peptidase, translated as MAHLGSRRTRALALPVGLALTASLGFLPTSAASAAPSDGLPTAAVSTDGPKLSYVVNTRGGHGTVKQVKKAIARAGGTVVIAYEQIGVIVVHSQNPDFAASIRRVKGVESAGATRTNPIVPQATKDIGVEQPLSAEQAQAASANATAGQDPLEPLQWDLPAIKADKAHEVSLGSSKVTVAVIDTGVDDTHPDLAPNFDRQASANCVTGAPDTTDGSWRPKAGESDHGTHVAGTIAAAKNGIGVTGVAPGVKVAGIKVATPSGFFYTEAVVCGFVWAAEHGVDVTNNSYYTDPWLYNCKNDPDQGALVEAVTRASQYAERKGTVNVAAAGNSSEDLAADTLEDSTSPNDTTPVTRTIDPRECLDIPTMLPGVVTVSATGAKGLKASYSNYGDGVIDVAAPGGDSTVYQTPAPPATSGLILSTLPGGKYGYKAGTSMASPHVAGVVALIKSSHPHASAAAVKALLVNEADATACGDPYDINGDGKIDAVCEGPRNHNGFYGAGVVDALDAVRR; from the coding sequence ATGGCTCATCTGGGATCCAGACGGACGCGCGCACTGGCGCTGCCTGTCGGACTGGCCCTCACGGCCTCGCTCGGCTTCCTGCCGACGAGTGCCGCATCCGCCGCCCCGTCGGACGGACTGCCCACGGCGGCGGTCTCGACGGACGGCCCGAAGCTGTCGTACGTCGTCAACACCCGTGGCGGTCACGGCACCGTCAAGCAGGTGAAGAAGGCGATAGCCCGGGCCGGTGGCACGGTGGTGATCGCCTACGAGCAGATCGGTGTCATCGTCGTCCACTCGCAGAACCCGGACTTCGCCGCGTCGATCCGCCGGGTCAAGGGCGTGGAGTCGGCGGGTGCCACCCGCACCAACCCCATCGTTCCGCAGGCCACCAAGGACATCGGGGTGGAGCAGCCGCTCTCCGCCGAGCAGGCACAGGCCGCGTCCGCGAACGCGACGGCCGGCCAGGACCCGCTGGAACCCCTCCAGTGGGACCTGCCCGCCATCAAGGCGGACAAGGCGCACGAGGTGTCGCTGGGCAGCAGCAAGGTCACGGTCGCGGTCATCGACACGGGTGTCGACGACACGCACCCGGACCTGGCACCGAACTTCGACCGCCAGGCGTCGGCGAACTGTGTGACCGGCGCGCCCGACACGACGGACGGCTCCTGGCGCCCGAAGGCCGGCGAGAGCGACCACGGCACGCATGTCGCGGGCACCATCGCCGCCGCGAAGAACGGCATCGGCGTGACCGGCGTCGCGCCGGGCGTGAAGGTGGCGGGCATCAAGGTGGCGACCCCGAGCGGGTTCTTCTACACCGAGGCCGTCGTCTGCGGTTTCGTCTGGGCCGCCGAGCACGGCGTCGATGTCACGAACAACAGTTATTACACCGACCCTTGGCTGTACAACTGCAAGAACGACCCCGACCAGGGCGCCCTGGTGGAAGCGGTCACCCGCGCCAGCCAGTATGCGGAGCGCAAGGGCACGGTCAACGTCGCCGCGGCCGGCAACAGCAGCGAGGACCTGGCCGCCGACACGCTGGAGGACTCGACCAGCCCGAACGACACCACGCCGGTGACCCGGACGATCGACCCGCGGGAGTGCCTCGACATCCCGACGATGCTGCCGGGTGTCGTCACGGTCTCCGCGACCGGCGCCAAGGGCCTGAAGGCCTCGTACTCCAACTACGGTGACGGAGTCATCGATGTGGCCGCCCCGGGCGGCGACTCGACGGTCTACCAGACGCCCGCACCGCCGGCCACGAGCGGTCTGATCCTGTCGACGCTGCCGGGCGGCAAGTACGGCTACAAGGCCGGTACGTCGATGGCCTCCCCGCATGTCGCGGGTGTGGTGGCCCTGATCAAGTCGTCGCACCCGCACGCCTCGGCGGCTGCGGTGAAGGCGCTGCTGGTGAACGAGGCGGACGCCACCGCGTGCGGCGACCCGTACGACATCAACGGCGACGGCAAGATCGACGCCGTCTGCGAGGGCCCCAGGAACCACAACGGCTTCTACGGTGCCGGTGTGGTGGACGCGCTGGACGCGGTCCGCAGGTAG
- a CDS encoding DUF485 domain-containing protein has product MATDASPPKAIPDTGPAQPTTEEFVEVQESAEFAELRHAHRSFAFPLTIAFVLWYLLYVLLSNYAGGFMGTKLFGNVNVALVFGLAQFVTTFLIAWLYSRHAAAKLDPKAAAIKSRMEADA; this is encoded by the coding sequence GTGGCTACCGATGCATCGCCGCCCAAGGCCATTCCTGACACCGGCCCTGCCCAGCCCACGACCGAGGAGTTCGTCGAGGTCCAGGAGAGCGCGGAGTTCGCCGAACTGCGCCACGCGCACCGTTCGTTCGCCTTCCCCCTGACCATCGCCTTCGTCCTCTGGTACCTGCTCTACGTGCTCCTGTCGAACTACGCGGGCGGTTTCATGGGCACCAAGTTGTTCGGCAACGTCAACGTGGCGCTCGTCTTCGGTCTCGCCCAGTTCGTCACCACGTTCCTCATCGCCTGGCTCTACTCCCGCCACGCCGCCGCGAAGCTGGACCCGAAGGCCGCCGCGATCAAGTCCCGTATGGAGGCCGACGCATGA